A window of the Dyadobacter pollutisoli genome harbors these coding sequences:
- a CDS encoding zinc-dependent metalloprotease: MKLHLTMAVGLLLANVYCEAQNRPAAPATGRSQATPATSISAITQDYKKMDGFFPFYYDEKTGKVFLEIDKLDQEFLFFNSLTTGVGSGGPERGQASSGIMKFMKVGPKVFLSQPNYDYRAITQDKDELYAVENNFASSIIFGFMPLAVEGNKVLIDLTPFIIRDSQKIGDRINSRRGGAPTGGGGGAYRLDETRSAVFMENTKNFPKNSEFEALLTFTGSPGTPAAFFGRGGGGIAPDPSSVTVRMHQSFVELPDANYKPRKFDPRSGMNLFSYVDFSTPMTEPSVKRFSRRHRLQKKDPKAAMSEAVEPIVYYIDRGAPEPIKKALIEGGSWWNEAFEAAGFKNAFQVAELPEGADPMDIRYNVVNWINRTGKPRAFSSGASYTDPRTGEIIKGVVTLGADRHRQDYMIMEGILQPYEDGKPIPKQMEEVALARVRQLSAHEIGHTLGYFHNFAASVKARASVMDYPFPKFVMKPDGSFDVSNAYAKGIGSWDKRAVIWGYSEFAANADEDAELDKIMKQTLKQGYVFIPDIGGHVHPDSHQWDDGEDAVAELNRLMASRRVLLDRFSEKAIVKDAPMATLEEVLVPVYLLHRYEIEAAAKSLGGLFFTHALKNDGQVVTKMIEPEKQWKAFDALVNTITPDALALPEILIAKIPPRPSGYAGIGEVFDRHTGPTFDPIAVAETAASATLSYLLNSERVARLIEYNARDSKQPGFMAMADKLIEKTWKTPLETGYRGELQILVNNLTLKGLLALAADTEATESVRGEALLKISELGDWMKIAVASGPPKQKANILFAISQMDEFKKDTNKFKPVKSLDMPAGAPIMGGMDFLDCALEDY, from the coding sequence ATGAAATTGCATCTTACCATGGCTGTCGGCCTGTTGTTGGCGAATGTTTATTGCGAAGCGCAAAACAGGCCCGCCGCCCCGGCAACTGGCCGGTCGCAGGCAACACCTGCGACATCGATTTCGGCCATCACCCAGGATTACAAAAAAATGGACGGGTTCTTTCCCTTCTATTATGATGAAAAAACAGGGAAAGTCTTTCTGGAAATTGATAAGCTGGATCAGGAGTTCCTCTTCTTCAACTCGTTGACAACCGGTGTGGGAAGCGGCGGGCCGGAGCGGGGACAAGCATCTTCGGGCATTATGAAGTTTATGAAGGTGGGGCCAAAGGTATTCTTAAGCCAGCCCAATTACGATTACCGGGCGATTACCCAGGATAAGGATGAGCTTTATGCAGTGGAAAACAACTTTGCCAGCTCGATTATCTTCGGTTTTATGCCCTTGGCTGTCGAGGGTAACAAGGTACTGATCGATCTGACACCATTCATTATCCGTGACAGCCAGAAGATCGGTGACCGGATCAACAGCCGTCGGGGAGGAGCACCGACTGGTGGCGGAGGGGGCGCTTACCGGCTTGATGAAACGCGCTCGGCGGTGTTTATGGAGAACACTAAAAACTTCCCCAAAAACTCAGAATTCGAGGCATTGCTGACTTTTACGGGCTCGCCCGGTACACCTGCGGCATTTTTCGGAAGAGGCGGCGGAGGAATCGCTCCGGACCCATCCTCTGTGACTGTCCGTATGCACCAGTCTTTTGTAGAGTTGCCTGACGCTAATTACAAGCCCCGCAAGTTTGACCCACGTTCTGGAATGAACTTGTTCAGCTACGTAGATTTTTCCACACCGATGACCGAGCCGAGCGTGAAGCGTTTTTCCCGCAGGCACCGCCTGCAGAAAAAAGACCCGAAAGCCGCTATGAGCGAGGCCGTTGAGCCAATCGTTTATTATATCGACAGAGGTGCGCCCGAACCGATCAAAAAAGCTTTGATTGAAGGCGGAAGCTGGTGGAACGAGGCATTCGAAGCGGCAGGTTTTAAAAATGCCTTCCAGGTTGCAGAGCTGCCTGAGGGGGCTGACCCGATGGATATCCGTTATAATGTAGTCAACTGGATCAACCGTACCGGCAAGCCGCGTGCATTTTCATCGGGAGCTTCCTACACAGATCCCCGCACCGGCGAGATCATCAAAGGCGTCGTCACCCTGGGGGCTGACCGTCACCGCCAGGACTACATGATCATGGAAGGGATTCTGCAACCGTATGAGGACGGCAAACCGATCCCAAAACAAATGGAGGAAGTCGCCCTGGCACGGGTTCGACAGTTATCCGCACATGAGATCGGGCATACCCTGGGGTATTTTCACAACTTCGCAGCCAGCGTAAAAGCCCGTGCCTCTGTGATGGACTATCCTTTTCCGAAATTTGTCATGAAGCCTGACGGTAGCTTTGATGTGTCGAATGCCTATGCCAAAGGGATCGGCAGCTGGGATAAAAGGGCGGTGATATGGGGTTATTCGGAGTTTGCTGCCAATGCCGATGAAGACGCAGAACTGGACAAGATCATGAAGCAGACCTTGAAACAGGGATACGTTTTTATCCCGGATATTGGTGGCCACGTACACCCTGATTCGCACCAGTGGGACGATGGCGAAGATGCCGTGGCTGAATTGAACCGGCTTATGGCATCCAGAAGGGTTTTGTTAGATAGATTTTCAGAAAAAGCAATTGTAAAAGATGCGCCGATGGCCACTTTGGAAGAAGTGCTTGTGCCGGTTTACCTGCTGCACCGATATGAAATCGAAGCAGCTGCCAAATCGCTGGGTGGTTTGTTTTTTACGCATGCTTTGAAAAATGATGGACAGGTAGTTACCAAAATGATAGAGCCCGAAAAACAATGGAAGGCCTTCGACGCCCTTGTAAACACGATCACGCCCGACGCGCTTGCATTGCCCGAAATACTGATTGCCAAAATCCCGCCGAGGCCGTCCGGATATGCAGGAATAGGGGAGGTTTTCGATCGGCATACCGGGCCAACTTTCGATCCCATTGCCGTTGCCGAGACGGCCGCAAGCGCCACGCTTTCCTATCTGCTCAATTCGGAAAGGGTCGCCAGGCTGATCGAATACAATGCGCGTGACAGCAAGCAGCCCGGATTTATGGCTATGGCCGATAAATTAATTGAAAAAACCTGGAAAACGCCACTGGAGACAGGTTATCGTGGAGAACTTCAGATTTTGGTCAATAACCTTACCTTAAAGGGATTACTTGCCCTGGCCGCAGATACGGAGGCCACAGAGAGCGTAAGGGGCGAGGCTTTGCTGAAAATCAGTGAGCTGGGCGACTGGATGAAAATTGCCGTAGCCAGCGGACCTCCCAAGCAGAAGGCAAACATTCTTTTCGCCATCTCGCAAATGGACGAATTTAAAAAAGATACAAACAAATTCAAGCCTGTTAAATCGCTGGATATGCCTGCGGGCGCACCGATCATGGGCGGCATGGACTTTCTCGATTGCGCGTTAGAGGATTATTGA
- a CDS encoding tetratricopeptide repeat-containing sensor histidine kinase: protein MSVKRTFNPALFIAFILSVTISSIAGYGQRLQEMIISFNQFKGRPIDSTQVSLCNKLAEKYLYNHPDSSVLFGKIALQSAKNQHLLGEKAKAYNHIAKSYYVTGSYFESLSYADSALALSKERAFVPEIAVAINTRGLIYLGQNRLTEAIPEFSRALVLNEQLKDSARIAANYFNIGLAYDELGQFQKAFSNLEKALLVAKQCKDGHLNQMSLNRIGEIYYHSKNYKQALYYFRSALGFSAYQDQWEKGFAYSGMAQVLYEMKQYPQALDYAGQSYTLMKKLNADWDTERAAHILSKCYAALKNYQKAYEYQAIARAYGDSILNEKKEQEINYLHLQDKKAENLELLRENEHSRQVIRGNRIVITLTTLFSLLLLAALLLLRQNIIRKNTLNQELKHRNTEIEQQKEEIKAQREELVSINRTKDRVLSVIGHDLRSPFASVRQALELIRSGDLDKDDQQMVFEDFGNQIGLVSELIDNLLAWASSQQNGAAIRFKKVNLTEATKKVLSIYKYSFEQKKQQIIYSSPEDVFIEADENHIKIILQNILSNAIKFTPQNGTINVFYTQENDFRAVHIRDNGMGMTKAKLASLFKSSGVAINEKGTEREPGTGLGLLLIKQFIEENKGRIEVKSEKGKGSEFIVFFRSIQNTEPSL, encoded by the coding sequence ATGTCTGTAAAAAGAACATTCAACCCTGCCCTATTCATTGCATTTATCCTCTCCGTTACTATTTCTTCCATCGCGGGTTATGGTCAGCGCCTGCAGGAAATGATCATCAGTTTCAATCAATTTAAAGGAAGGCCCATAGATTCAACCCAGGTATCTTTATGCAACAAACTGGCCGAGAAATATTTATATAACCACCCCGACAGCTCTGTTTTATTTGGAAAAATAGCCTTGCAATCCGCTAAAAACCAGCACCTCCTCGGGGAGAAAGCAAAAGCTTACAATCATATTGCCAAAAGCTACTATGTTACCGGTTCTTATTTTGAGTCCTTATCATACGCAGATTCGGCTTTGGCTCTTAGCAAGGAGCGTGCTTTCGTGCCGGAAATCGCCGTTGCGATCAACACCCGGGGGCTAATCTATCTTGGACAGAACAGGTTGACTGAGGCCATACCGGAATTTTCAAGAGCGCTGGTTTTGAATGAGCAGCTAAAGGACAGCGCCAGAATTGCTGCGAATTATTTCAACATTGGCTTAGCTTACGATGAGCTTGGCCAGTTCCAAAAAGCATTTTCTAATTTAGAGAAAGCATTGCTGGTTGCAAAACAATGCAAGGATGGGCATCTTAACCAAATGTCTTTGAACCGTATCGGCGAAATTTATTACCACTCCAAAAATTACAAACAGGCATTATACTATTTTAGGTCTGCACTTGGTTTTTCCGCTTACCAGGACCAATGGGAAAAAGGTTTTGCCTATTCGGGTATGGCTCAGGTACTTTATGAGATGAAGCAGTACCCACAAGCACTGGATTATGCAGGCCAAAGTTATACATTGATGAAAAAGCTGAATGCCGACTGGGACACTGAAAGGGCAGCACATATCTTATCCAAGTGTTACGCGGCATTAAAAAACTACCAGAAAGCATACGAATATCAGGCCATTGCGCGGGCATATGGAGACAGTATCCTGAACGAAAAAAAGGAACAGGAAATTAATTACCTGCATTTGCAAGACAAAAAAGCGGAGAATTTAGAGTTACTAAGAGAAAACGAACACAGTCGTCAGGTGATCAGAGGTAACCGTATCGTAATTACCCTGACTACCCTGTTCTCGCTGCTGCTTTTGGCTGCGCTATTGTTGCTAAGGCAAAATATCATTCGAAAAAACACTCTGAACCAGGAGCTAAAACATAGAAACACGGAGATTGAACAACAAAAAGAAGAGATTAAGGCGCAGCGTGAGGAGCTTGTTTCGATTAATAGAACCAAAGACCGGGTTTTGTCCGTAATTGGCCACGATCTGCGAAGTCCTTTTGCGTCGGTGCGTCAGGCTTTGGAGCTGATACGAAGTGGTGATCTAGACAAGGATGATCAGCAAATGGTATTTGAAGATTTCGGTAACCAAATAGGGCTGGTCTCAGAGTTGATCGACAATCTGCTTGCCTGGGCCAGCAGCCAGCAGAACGGTGCAGCCATTAGGTTTAAAAAGGTCAATTTGACCGAGGCCACAAAAAAAGTGCTTTCAATTTACAAGTATTCTTTCGAACAGAAAAAACAACAAATCATATATTCAAGCCCGGAGGACGTATTTATCGAAGCGGATGAAAACCACATAAAAATAATTCTTCAAAACATCCTGAGTAACGCCATCAAGTTTACGCCTCAAAATGGGACCATTAACGTGTTTTACACGCAGGAAAACGATTTCAGAGCCGTTCACATCCGGGACAACGGAATGGGTATGACCAAGGCAAAACTTGCGAGTTTGTTCAAGTCGTCCGGCGTAGCGATTAACGAGAAAGGAACCGAGCGGGAGCCGGGCACCGGCCTTGGTTTATTGCTTATCAAACAATTTATTGAAGAAAATAAGGGCAGGATCGAAGTCAAAAGCGAGAAAGGCAAAGGATCAGAGTTTATCGTTTTTTTCAGGTCGATTCAGAACACTGAACCTTCTCTTTAA